From the genome of Streptomyces sp. NBC_01116, one region includes:
- a CDS encoding site-specific DNA-methyltransferase — translation MSYTLYRGDALTVLKSLPDESVNAVITDPPYNSGGRTSADRTGRTARAKYVTSNSAHDLQNFPGENRDQRSYRSWLTELLTESYRASTEHAVAMVFTDWRQEPTTSDALQMAGWTWSGTIPWIKPASRPRKGGPKQDSEFILWGVKGSLDNTRDLYLPGHYIASQPRKGRVHITQKPVEIMQQLVQVCPEDGTVLDPFTGSGSTGVAALREGRRFVGVELSSHYADVAEQRLRAELTKDDFELAGPEA, via the coding sequence ATGAGCTATACGCTGTACCGAGGCGACGCCCTGACCGTCCTGAAGTCCCTCCCGGACGAGAGCGTCAACGCGGTCATTACCGACCCCCCGTACAACTCCGGCGGACGCACTAGCGCGGACCGCACCGGTCGCACCGCCCGAGCCAAGTACGTCACCAGCAACAGCGCACACGACCTGCAGAACTTCCCCGGCGAGAACCGCGACCAGCGCTCATACCGCTCCTGGCTGACCGAACTGCTCACCGAGTCGTACCGGGCCTCGACCGAGCACGCGGTCGCCATGGTCTTCACTGACTGGCGCCAGGAGCCGACCACCTCCGACGCTCTGCAGATGGCGGGTTGGACCTGGAGCGGCACCATCCCGTGGATCAAACCCGCCAGCCGGCCTCGAAAGGGCGGGCCGAAGCAGGACTCCGAGTTCATCCTGTGGGGCGTCAAGGGCTCCCTCGACAACACCCGCGACCTCTACCTCCCAGGCCATTACATCGCCTCCCAGCCCCGCAAGGGTCGGGTCCACATCACCCAGAAGCCCGTCGAGATCATGCAGCAGCTCGTGCAGGTCTGCCCCGAGGACGGCACCGTCCTCGACCCGTTCACCGGCAGCGGCTCCACCGGGGTCGCGGCCCTGCGCGAAGGACGCCGCTTCGTGGGAGTCGAACTGTCCTCGCACTACGCCGACGTCGCCGAGCAGCGGCTGCGCGCCGAGCTGACAAAGGACGACTTCGAGCTGGCCGGGCCGGAGGCATGA